The genomic region ACAACGGCATAGCCGATCCGGCCTGCATAGGATCTATTACGACACCGAACTGGCGTTCGGGTCAGAGGATCCGGCCAATCCAGCGATGACACGGCGCGTCATCACGCTGATGCGGCCAGCGGACTACTGATCATTGTGAGGGACAGGGATATCGCTGCGTCACCCGGCAGCCGCCCAAACCTGATGGGGAGGTAAAAAGCGCATGAGCAGACACAAAGTACCGCTTCGTGACGGAGTTGCGGCGGCAAGTGCCTATGTTGGCTGGGACCGTCCACTTCAGACCTATTTCGCACAGGTACTGAGCGCCCCTGACGAAGACGGAGAAGAGATCGAACTCGTATGGGTCGGAACCGATTTCGGCGAGCTCCCCCGCGCAGTTGACGCAATCCGCGTGCTCGAACCCTATTGCCATATCGATGCAAGTCTTGCCGCACAGCACGAGATCGACAGGATGGCCTGCCTCGCCACGCGCGATGGACCCAATCAGCTCGAAGCCAAGGCCTTCATGGCGCGCCTCAGCCAGATGAAGGACAGGTCCGAGCCCGAAGCTTAGCTAGGTACAGACCGCGCATTGCTCGAAGCAGGGCCGATTGATCTCCAGAACCATGCATCTAGGCTCTTCAGCCCTCTGGGCTGGATAGAATTACGCGCGCCTGCGGTGGCTGGCGCACGGGCCGGGCCACGGGCCCGGAGGAGAGGGGGGATGGGAGAAGGTGTTCCGGACAAGGGGTTCGGACAGCATCAGGAGACTTTGACATGAACATCGGCACCCTCAAGGCCAACGCGGAAGGCGTTCACATCGGCCGCATCACCACCCTGACCTTCAGTGCGACGGTTGCTCTGCGGGCCTTCGAATCCACCAACGAGCGGGCACCCAAGTTCGATCTCATGGCGCTCTCGGCGGACCGCCGCAGCTGGGTCAAGATCGGCGCGCTCTGGGAATACTCGTCGAACGAGACCGGCGAATGCTTCCTGTCGGGCCAGATCGACGATCCCAGCCTCTCGGCGCCGATCCCGGTCGCCATGTTCCAGCAGAACGATGGGAGCTTCAACGTCGCTTGGCGGCGTTCGAAGCCCAAGGCCTCGCTCGACGGCTTCGGCAGCGAGAGCGAAGGCGCCCTGCCGCCGCTCACCGCCACCGGCGACGAACCGGCCAGCGACCGCAGCGTTGACAGCGCCGCTGCCACCGGCGACGGTCTGGGCGAAAGCACCGCTCCGGCACCCAAGGGCAAGACGCGCGTGAGCGTCGACGCCTGACCGGGACAAGCCCCCCCCGTGACCGGTGCCGCGACCCGCGCCGGTCACATCGGGAAGGCCCGTCTGCGCATTTGTCGCGGGCGGGCCTTTTCTTTTGCCCGCTGCTGTCGGGCTCGGCAGAACTGCTGAAGGAACTCGGCCAGCAAGAGGGAAGGGGGAGGGTGCCGTTCGAGCAAAGGAGGCTTGAATGGCAAAAACAATCTGGGCTCTCGATCTTGAAGGCGCGCCCACAAACGAAGACTGCGCGCAGATCGGCCACACCCCCAATTTCGACCTCGTGAATACCGCGGAAGCCATGCTCTACAGGGCTGCGCTGATCGCGGTGGCTGGGCCTCCGCCCGCCGGAATCACCCTGCGGATCAAGGCTAACGCTCATGATTTCGGGACCTACCGGACAGTCGAGGCGAGCATCGACAATGACCAGGACGACGGCAGCCATGCCAGCTATCTCGAGACCCTCGAGATAGGCATCGCCTTCTGGCATCAGGCCGGGTTTGCACCGCCTGAATTCGGCAAGCTGACGGCCAGCGATCAGCTTGCAGGCTTCGTCGTGGATGCCGTCGCAAGCGCGCTGCGGATTACACGGCCGAGCAGCACCGGCACATTCTTTCCGGCGTCCTCGGGTCCGCTCCACCGAAACCTCACCGCAGCCTTTCCGGAGGCGGCGAGGCGCGCCTTCTCCGAAGGGGGTGTGACATGCTGACTGAAAGCGAGCGCTTCGCCTTCAGCGCCTGGCGGATCCATGCGTTCGCTTCGACAGGCAATGCCTATGATGCGGTGCAGACCGACGAGACCATCGCTGCCGGCGATACTCTGCTCATGCTCGACGAAGGGGTTGTCGGCGTCGCGATGACCTGGCCCTTTGCTGTCACTGCAAAGCCGGGCAAGCTTCATGCGGTCAGTGAGCCCCGCGCTGGCGAAAGCCTCGAGCACATCGAAAAGGCGCTTGGGGTTCCAGACGGGTCAATCGCTCGAGCCTGCCGCCTCGCAAGGACATTGGGATTTGCGATTGATGCGGGCCTCGTCCCATTGTTGCCGGAGCTGCTGGCGACAGAGGTGGATGGCTAGCACGGCAAACGTCACCACAGAAATCTTGCTATTTTGGCCATAATTGCTATTTTAAGGCCAAGAGGAGATATCAGCATGCCAGCGACGGCAAATGAGCACCCCAGGGTTCCCCTGACCCGGTTTCACAATAACACCGGCGAGTTCCTCGATCTCGCAACCAAGCAGCCGGTCGTCCTCACGAGCCATGGCCGCGAGCGGCATGTGATCGCAGCTAGCGAGTATTTCCGCCATCTTGAACAGGCGGCGCGCGGTATGATCGCAGATCACATGAATATCGAAGCTGTCGCTTCGTCCGACATGACCGAAGCCGACCGCCAAGCTTTCGCCAATGCACGGCCCTCGGACAGCGAACTCGCCAATGACCGCTGGGAAGACTGACCGCCCCGCCGCAGGCCATATCCTCCGATACGTCTACCTCTTCGAGGAAGAGCAGCGCCAAGGCCGCGACGAAGGCGTCAAGGAACGCTTTGTCGTCGTCGTGGGTGTGGAGGGGTCACGCTATCTGGTCGCCGCGATCACGACCAAGGGCGAGGGGCGCAAGAACGCCATCGTGATCCCCGATGAGATTGCGCGCACAGCTGGCCTTGCTCCCGGTAGCGCCATCGTCATTTCGGAGTTCAACCGGTTCACCTGGCCCGGGTTCGACATCAGACCCCTGATGAAGCAGCCCGGGTACATTGCCGGACGACTCCCACCGCGGTTCACGGCAAAGATCATCGATGCCATAGCAGCCTAGAGAGCAGCTCCCATCGATCGGGACTGATTGGCGCACCGTTCAGGCAGGCAGGCCCCCTGGGGGCCTTGTCCGATTGTGCATCAACGCGAGGCCAATGGCGGCAACCCTGCGGATTGGCACCCCAGATCGCCAAGGTCAGGTCTTCCGGACGACTGCCGCCAAGGGACTATTCGCTCCCCGAACTCGGCGAGGACGGATGATCAATTCTGCGATCAACGCCAGTGACAGCAAGCCGAGACGCGGCGAGGTTGATGTCCAGGCACGCAATCAACCCCTGTGCCAACAGCACGTCCGCCGCCCAGTGCCCCTGCCTCTCTGGTCGAGCTTAGGGCCAACCTGCAGAAATGCGAGCCGTGTTGCCCGGCAAGCCGGGCTGCCCGCACCACCTCGATTTCCGAGGTTTCCCGCGCGCGAAGGCGCGCGGTGTCCCAGCTCTCCCGCCGAGGCTCGATAAGGGCACCGGCGGACGAGCCGTCGGCACCAAGGAGGCTCTTGCAATGAACATCGTCAACCTCGTCGGCCGTCTCGCCAAGGATCCCGTCGCCCGCGATCGCAGCGACACCCGCATCACCGAACTCATCCTCGTGACTGAACGTCCCGTCATCCGCGATGGGAAGGTCCAGAAGGACCCTGAAACCGGCTACCCCGTCAAGGATGCCGAATTCCACAAGGTCACTGTCTTCAACGGCATGGGGCTCCCGCTGCGCCAGCACAAGGCCAAGGGTGACCAGCTCGCCGTGACGGGCCGCATCCACTACTCGCGCTGGCAGGACGCCGAAGGCAATGACCGCTATGGCTGCGAGATCATCGCCGAGAACGTCGAGTTTCTCTGATCGGTAGGGCGGCGCGCAAGCGTCGCCCAAAACCGTGTCACGATGGCGAAAGCTGGACGCCGGTGGCGTCCAGCTTCGTCCCGCGGTGTCCGCAGCTGCAGCGCAAGTGTCGTGAGACGATCTCCAGTTTCATCGGAATGGATTTGGCAAAGCATCGGTCTCGCAGTTTGGTTGCGGGGACGATCACAACGCGGTGGCATCCGAGACATTCAACCTGCGCATTGAGGCCATGGCGAACCAGATCGGCGAGGGTATCGAGACGTTTGCTGCTCATGTGATGAGTAGAACATCATAGGAACATTTCGAGTCAAGGATCACAGGGGGCAGGCAGAGGAAATACTAGCAGGTGCATGCAGTCTCCCTGGCCTTCAACCGGGATCGCGCTCTATTTCGCCCGCCGGCCTGGCGCCGGAACTGCGTCCGGCAGCCAAGGACGGCCAAGCTCTACCGAGCCCCTTTCAGGGTCTCGGCCCATACGGGTGACGATCGCTGACGGATTTGGCCGCGAACCGCGCTCACGCGCGGCGGCCATAAGGAGCGGGGCTTTTCCAGCGGCTCGGGCTTCGCCCGGGCCTTGCGTTTCTGATAGCCCCGCCGGCTCTCGGTCCCGCCGCTCGCGGCCTGTTTGCCGCGCGCACGGTCGGCGACCAATGCCGCCGCCTCGGCGTGCGACTAACCAGGCCTGTCGGACCGCGGCTCCTGCGGGAGCCGTCTCCAGTGCGGACGTCTCGGAGAGACGCCGGTTCACTCGGCATGTCGGCTTTTGGGCGATGCTGTGAGCTTGACTAACGGCCGGAGGTGGGAGGAGAGCGGAAAGGCCGCTCCCCATTGGTCACTGCCCCGGCGATGCAGGCTGGGGACGAGTTAAAAAAGCTTATCCGGGGATGTGAATTCCGCACAGCTTGTTACCATCAGGGTCGCGCACGTAGGTAAGGTGGATCGTTCCCATCGCAGACTCCCGCGGGCCGGGAGCGTCTTCGATTGACGTTCCGCCGTTGGCCACGGCCACATCATGAAATTGCTGAACCTGTTCGGGCGAATTGCACGAGAAAGCAACCGTAGCCCCGTTCGCTACAGTCGCCGGTTCATCGTTGATCGGCTGAGTGACGATGAAGTTTGTTCCGCCCGGGTTCGGGTAGAAGAGGCGCATATGCCCGCTTCCGGCAATATTGTTCATCGGTTCTGGCATTCCCAGAACACCCAGAACCGCGTTGTAGAACTGCCGCGACCGCTCGATGTCGTTGGAGCCTACCATTGTGTGGAACAGCAATCTCTTTCTCCCTATCGTTTCGCGGACGCTTGTGGAGGCAGTGGGAGATCAGAGCAAGCGGCGAGTTGCGAGCTATGCCGTTGAACAACATAGGACGAACTGGCAGAAAGTTCCGATTACAGCGGTACCGGGCCCTATGAACACGTAGCCGCTTTCAGGAAATCGCAGCCCGCAGCAAACGACCGCTTCGGGGTCGATAGCTGAACGGCAGGATTTTTCCAGAAGCGCGGCATAGCCGTCATGCCGCTTTCGGGATCGCGAATCAGCCCCGCTCATGGCCGTTGATGGGTGGAATTCGGAACGGCGGCTTTGGGCTCAAACCATCTGAAATCGAATTCATTTCACTGTGCGGCGCTAATACGACGTCGTCGCACGGAGGATGATCTCAGACAGCACGGCGCAGGAAGGCGGTAAACTTGCCCCCCTCCACCTTATTCGGAGCGTCACGAAAGCCCGCAGCCGTCATCTCTAGCCCGGCTCCTCGTAGGCGATCACGCAATGTGTCTCCTCGCACTTCTCCCTTGGCGCCCTTCATTGCATCAGGCACCACGCGGCCTTCGACACGGCACAAAGTCGCTGCGCAATGGACCTGGACCGAACGGACGCCATTGACGAGAGTGAAAAACGCCAAGGCGCGCAGTTCGGCGGGTGCCGCCCAATCACTGTCACGCGTTTCCGCGTCGAAACGCGCTTGGAAAGGATCTAGCGCAGATACACCGCGCGAAACGCTCGCTTCCGATCCTACTGGTTCGGAAATTTCCTGAGTGGAAGTAGAAGCATTCTGCACGCCCACGACGGCGAGAGCGATGGCAGCAACGGTGATGAACATGATGATGAGACTCCTTGGTTGTTGGCGAGCCATTATGGCTGCGCCAGGCGTTTCCGGATCTGCATCAGGCAGCGCGTCGCTCGAAACCCCAGTTTCCTTGTCCCAATTTTCTTGTGCAGCCAGATGGCGGGCCAGTTCGCGGCTGCTGGCGGCACCCGTTTTGCGGCGCGCCTCGCGCAGCCTTTCGTTGACCGCGTTGACTGACAGGTTGAGCTCCGTCGCGATGGATTTCGCAGTATGACCCTCAGCCAACATTGCCAGCACTTCGCGCTCGGACGGGCTGATCGGGGGCGATGAATCTGATTTTGGCGACGGCATAAAGCAATCATTGCCGCTAGATGCGACCGGTGCAAGGGTCGATGAAACACCGAGCTTCAGGTGCCGCCCTGGTTTTGATCTAGCAGTTTAACAGCCTTCACTTTTGAAAAGTTTTGTATGTCACCCTAGCCATTTGAGGCGTCCGAAATGGGGTCGCTTTGGGAAGTCCGGCTTTCAGCGAGAAATCCGCTGAAGTAGCCTGGCAGGTATCAGGATCGCGCATCCGCCTCGATCATGGCCGGTGATGGGTGGAAACGCGAATGACCGCTTTTCGCGTGACAAGGTGGCTAAGTCCGCGCCCTGTTCCTCCACGGTCAACGACCGCGCTCATCTCCCCGCTTCAGATATCGATCAAACCAGTTGATCAGTTCGTCTGAGATATCTCGGATATTTGCAGGCGAGTTCGCAAGCGAGTGGCTCTCTCCCCAATATCGGAGCAGTCTGACAGGACGACCTTTGCGGCGAAGCAGAGAATACAGGGCTTCCGGCTGCGCCAGCGGAGCTCGCGTATCGAGTTCGCCGTGAATTATCAGGAGCGGTGTCTCGATCCTGTCAACATAAGTCAGAGGCGAATTGCGGTGGTAAAGCTCGGGGTCTGAGGCCGGGTCCACTTTGAAGCCGAGCCCGGCTTCGTAAATGGGCACATTGGCAGCCATGTCCTGATCGACTCCCGGCCAGCCACGTGCGGCCGGGTCGAAGGCGGCGTGGGTGGTGGCGAGCTCGCTTGCCCCTGCGATGCTCACGGCTGCCGCAAACCGGTCTGTCTGCGCAACCAGTGCACTGACGGTGTAGCCCCCGAAGCTCTGGCCGAAGACACCAATCCGATTTTCGTCAGTGATGCCCAGCTCCACGAGCTTGTCGAGCGCCGGCAGAACACCGCCGGGAATGGCAGCAAAGGGCTCGCTTGGCTTATCCCCACGCGGAATGGGTATGGAGGGGATCGCTACGACATAACCGCGGCTTGCGTAAAGCTGGAGGTTGTAGAACCCCGGCATGTGCGGATCGAGGAAGTAGTCGCCCACTCCTGACGGTTGGTAGCCGCCATAGACCCAAAGCAGTGTCGGATAGCGCACGGAAGTATCGAAATCAGGGGGGAGCAGAACCGCCATTTGGAGAGGGCTCCCATCGGTATGCGCGTAGTCGATCATACGCCGCTCGCCCCAATCGATCTGCGCAAGGTGCTCGTTGCCCTTCATTAGTAGGCGCGGAGCGGCAGGATCATTCCATCCGGTGAAGTGGATCGCGCTACCCTCGAACCCGTTCTCCACCCATACCATGCCAGTGCAGTCATGCCCGAGCAGGCGGCTTGAGCTGGATAGAGTGATGGTCGTTGCTCCTGGGCCGGAGCCTGTCCAAAGGCTGTATCTGGCCTCTCCGGCCTGTCTCTCTGCGACAAGTCGGTCATCTCCAACGCAACCTGTCTTTGTGCCGGATTCCCATGGTACAAAACGGAACGAGCCTGGATCATAGCGAACTGGCCCCTCCTTGCTTCGGCCTGCGAGGAGCCGATCCCTGAATAGATGAAGATCGAACAGCCCTTCGACCTTGCTCTGGATAGGGGTTGCCTGGCCGCATTGCGCATCTACCACCTGCCAATCATCCTTGGCCTGGTTACCCTTGATCAGCAGATGGCGTCGGTCGAACCAGATAGCATAATCAGCCTCGCGCTGGTGAGCCGGCGACCGGCCCCCCAATTGCTTATCGGGGGCTAGCGCTGTCATCTCACCGCTCTTCGTGTTGAGCGACCATAGGCGCGCCGATGTCTCGCCCGGATCAGAGCGCGCTCTCAAAGCAACGTATTCGGCTTGCGGAGACCACCCGATGATGTCGAGCGGATAGCGTGAGGCTGGCGGAATAGCGACACGTTGCAAAGAAGGTTGCTCGCCAAAGTCTAGCATGAACAATTCGTTCTCGACCGCCCATGCCTGCACATTGGGCATGTCAGGCCTACGGTGCTTCGGCGCGATGGCCCGGATGGGGGCGAGGATTGCGGCGCGTCGGGAATTAGGGGACAAAACGAGGGTCAGAGCTCCGGACATAGGAAAGGCGGGAACCGTGCCGAGACTGGTGGTAGTTCCTTTGGCCAGATCGAAGATTACGAGCTCTGCCGTGTAAGCACCTTCCCCCAAGTCGGCACCGGCGATCGCGCTGCTTGAGCGCGATACGGTGGGCAGTTCGCCCGCTCGGATATCTGCACCCGCTTGCGCTGCCTCACGATGAAACTTGGCAAAGCGATCTACCATCGCAGAACGCTCGCCGGGCGGCATCAACACGACCAGAAGACGATCTGCATCGAGCCAGAGGAACGGGGCATTCTCGTCGTTGTCGCGGCATGAATTGGGACCGCGCGCGCCAGCGGGACGCAGGTCAAGCTCGTTGAGCGGCGAGCCGTAACGCACCTGGGTCATCACAGCCCGATCATTGACCCGCCTCAGATTGTCGGAATCGCGCTCCCAGACATAGATCCGTGCATTGTCGCCGCCACGCGGTTCGGCTCGTTCAGGGGCGGTCGAAAGCATGGCAAGCCGCTGCCCGTCGGGGCTCCAGTAGGGACACCAAAAGCCAGCAGCCGCCTCTTTTCCACCTGTCAGCTGACGGAGCTGTGAGCCATCTCGTCTTACCAGCCAGATGTCGTTCCGCGATGGATCGATCTCATGGGCATTGCGCCCGTAAACCTCGCCCGGATCAGCGGGACGCGGCACCGAAATGGCAATCTCATCGGCATTGGGAGAGACGTCGGCCCGATCAACGGTTGTGGTGGCGAGGACATCATCGATGGTCAGCGGTCGGGCAGAGGCGACGGTTCCAAACATCAACGAAACAAGGCAGAACAGTCCAATTACGGAAATGCATCGTGAATGAATTTCCGACATGGCGTCCCTCCAAACGGAATTTTTGCTGATTCTTTAAGGAACTTAGCCGGAAGGCTGGATGTCGGCTACGGGGTCGTTTTGCGAATTTCCGCTTTCCGCGGCGAAGAGAACGAAGCTGCCTGTCCGCTTCAACTACGGGTCATGCTCTTCACGGAATGTGACCGGGCACTCCCAAAGGGCCCTATCGGTCCTCCCGATCCAGACGGACCGCCTTTTCGATGAAACCCTGCGGGTCTTGCACAAAATGCGCTGCGTCTGATTGTAGAACTGTCCTGATGACAGCTTCCCTGCTTGGCTGAATGATCGCGCCCTCCGGGGTTGCAAAGACGCAGTCGAAATGCCGCGCGACGTTACAGACCCCGCCGATCAATGGCAGAGAGATATCCGCCACATCGAAGCGGACCTGGATTTCTTCGATGTATTTCTCATCGAAGCTCACCTGGATGTCGTCCGCAGGTTCGTCACCCCACACCCGGAGACCGGTGTACGATCGCGGTTTCTCGGGCAGCAACATGTCGAGTTTTGCGAACAGAACATCCGCCTCTGCGAAGGGGAGGGCTAGAACAACCTCGTCGAGCTGGGCGCGGCTCATCCGTGCAGCGTTGACCCCTGCGATACGCGCCGCAGAGGCAGGGATCAGGTTGATGACGAACTGCCAGACGGCCATCACTCGAACATAGCGCCAATGCGGGGTCCGACAATGGGCTCATTCGCTAAGCGCTGAACCTGCTCTACCGGAACCCGGCGCCGCCGCCCATGCGGGCAGGGCAGCGCCCCTTACCCGCGAACGCGCCTTTCCTTGCCAGGAAGGCGTTCGCGCTCGGAGCTTTCCGACCGTAATGCGTGCTGCTGCGAGCAGGCGGGTCATTCGGTATCCTCCGTCCGGTCAAGGATCGGCTCAGGCTGTCGCTGCGCTTGCCTTCACCGCCCGCGTGGCGGTGATGCCCGCTTTGCGGCATCATCCCTGACAGTCCGTCGTCTTGCGACCAGCCCCGCCAAACGGTCTCTCAAGATGGGGGGAGTTCCCGCTGTAACCCCTTCGCAGGGCCGAAGGGGCGGCCCGGTGTGGCGCTGAAGCGCCTGACCGGCCCTGCCTTCGTCTCACCTGCTCGAGGGCGGGAACGTCTCTTCCACACACACAGGAACACCTGCCGAAACCTATCGGCGGCCGCCCCTTGGTCAAGGATCGCGGTCCCCCCAATTTTCAGCAATCGCGGCTGTCTCGCTGCGCTCGCGCCACGCTTGGCAGAAAATCGGTTCCCCCACGCCCGCCATGGCGGCGGCGAGACGAGCTCGCCGTCCCTGACACGGTTCGTCCGGCCCGATGGGTTTTTGGCTGTTCCCAATGTGGGGACGATTTCAAAAATCGGAGGCTTTTATGACTTTTTTCAATTCGTTCGCAGATCTGGCTCAGGCACGGATCAATCTCGCCGATGCTCGTGAAGGGATCACGGAATCCTATGACGGAGCGTTTCTTGAACACAGCGATCTGGCAAAGCTCAACATCATCGAGGCTCCAATCGCCGCAGAGATGCCGGATCCCGACATGGCGCGCCGCGCCGTGGAGATGGCAATCGGAACGATCTTCGATGTCCTCAAGGACACGCGCATGGAGGAATTTGCGCAGCAACTCGCCTGGGGCATGGTCAACTCCTTCCACATGACCGCACGCCTGGCTGAAGGTCGCGAGGACGATGCTGCAAAGAAGCTGGGCGAAATGGCCCGCCACTTCGACCCTTCGGAGATTTACGCTGTCGAGCTCGAGGAAACACAACAGCTCTGCCAGACACTGCAAGGATGCCGCGAAGCGCTCGAGGCGATGCGCGATCATGCAGCGGACGTCTACCGGGTCGAAACCGGTCGCCCCTTCACGGCCGCACGGGGATCGCAAGTCAGCAAGAACGGGGTTACCGCAAGCCAGGTGCAGGCACGCGATTTCCTCGCCGCACGCGCCAAGGATCGCAGGGCACAATTCCAGCCCGATGGCCCGCTGGTGATCGTGTCAGGTGGCCAGAAGGATTGGCACGATTTTGCGATGATCTGGGCTATCCTCGACGACATCAAGTCGCGGATCCCGAACATGGTCCTGGGCACGACCGGCATGCGCAAGGGCGTCGACGCCATGGCCGGTGCATGGGCGCAGCAGAACGGGGTCAACACGATCCTGTTCGTCCCCGATCAGCGCCACGGCAACCGGGCTCCGTTCCTGCGCAACGAGAGCATCGTTAAGCTGAACCCTGTTGAAGCGATCATCGGTGAAGGGTCGGGCATCCAGTCCA from Sphingopyxis sp. FD7 harbors:
- a CDS encoding DUF3768 domain-containing protein; this translates as MTEQRHSRSGLHRIYYDTELAFGSEDPANPAMTRRVITLMRPADY
- a CDS encoding DUF736 domain-containing protein, producing MNIGTLKANAEGVHIGRITTLTFSATVALRAFESTNERAPKFDLMALSADRRSWVKIGALWEYSSNETGECFLSGQIDDPSLSAPIPVAMFQQNDGSFNVAWRRSKPKASLDGFGSESEGALPPLTATGDEPASDRSVDSAAATGDGLGESTAPAPKGKTRVSVDA
- a CDS encoding type II toxin-antitoxin system Phd/YefM family antitoxin, whose product is MPATANEHPRVPLTRFHNNTGEFLDLATKQPVVLTSHGRERHVIAASEYFRHLEQAARGMIADHMNIEAVASSDMTEADRQAFANARPSDSELANDRWED
- a CDS encoding single-stranded DNA-binding protein — encoded protein: MNIVNLVGRLAKDPVARDRSDTRITELILVTERPVIRDGKVQKDPETGYPVKDAEFHKVTVFNGMGLPLRQHKAKGDQLAVTGRIHYSRWQDAEGNDRYGCEIIAENVEFL
- a CDS encoding VOC family protein translates to MLFHTMVGSNDIERSRQFYNAVLGVLGMPEPMNNIAGSGHMRLFYPNPGGTNFIVTQPINDEPATVANGATVAFSCNSPEQVQQFHDVAVANGGTSIEDAPGPRESAMGTIHLTYVRDPDGNKLCGIHIPG
- a CDS encoding helix-turn-helix domain-containing protein, yielding MPSPKSDSSPPISPSEREVLAMLAEGHTAKSIATELNLSVNAVNERLREARRKTGAASSRELARHLAAQENWDKETGVSSDALPDADPETPGAAIMARQQPRSLIIMFITVAAIALAVVGVQNASTSTQEISEPVGSEASVSRGVSALDPFQARFDAETRDSDWAAPAELRALAFFTLVNGVRSVQVHCAATLCRVEGRVVPDAMKGAKGEVRGDTLRDRLRGAGLEMTAAGFRDAPNKVEGGKFTAFLRRAV
- a CDS encoding S9 family peptidase, which encodes MSEIHSRCISVIGLFCLVSLMFGTVASARPLTIDDVLATTTVDRADVSPNADEIAISVPRPADPGEVYGRNAHEIDPSRNDIWLVRRDGSQLRQLTGGKEAAAGFWCPYWSPDGQRLAMLSTAPERAEPRGGDNARIYVWERDSDNLRRVNDRAVMTQVRYGSPLNELDLRPAGARGPNSCRDNDENAPFLWLDADRLLVVLMPPGERSAMVDRFAKFHREAAQAGADIRAGELPTVSRSSSAIAGADLGEGAYTAELVIFDLAKGTTTSLGTVPAFPMSGALTLVLSPNSRRAAILAPIRAIAPKHRRPDMPNVQAWAVENELFMLDFGEQPSLQRVAIPPASRYPLDIIGWSPQAEYVALRARSDPGETSARLWSLNTKSGEMTALAPDKQLGGRSPAHQREADYAIWFDRRHLLIKGNQAKDDWQVVDAQCGQATPIQSKVEGLFDLHLFRDRLLAGRSKEGPVRYDPGSFRFVPWESGTKTGCVGDDRLVAERQAGEARYSLWTGSGPGATTITLSSSSRLLGHDCTGMVWVENGFEGSAIHFTGWNDPAAPRLLMKGNEHLAQIDWGERRMIDYAHTDGSPLQMAVLLPPDFDTSVRYPTLLWVYGGYQPSGVGDYFLDPHMPGFYNLQLYASRGYVVAIPSIPIPRGDKPSEPFAAIPGGVLPALDKLVELGITDENRIGVFGQSFGGYTVSALVAQTDRFAAAVSIAGASELATTHAAFDPAARGWPGVDQDMAANVPIYEAGLGFKVDPASDPELYHRNSPLTYVDRIETPLLIIHGELDTRAPLAQPEALYSLLRRKGRPVRLLRYWGESHSLANSPANIRDISDELINWFDRYLKRGDERGR
- a CDS encoding DUF2493 domain-containing protein, whose product is MTFFNSFADLAQARINLADAREGITESYDGAFLEHSDLAKLNIIEAPIAAEMPDPDMARRAVEMAIGTIFDVLKDTRMEEFAQQLAWGMVNSFHMTARLAEGREDDAAKKLGEMARHFDPSEIYAVELEETQQLCQTLQGCREALEAMRDHAADVYRVETGRPFTAARGSQVSKNGVTASQVQARDFLAARAKDRRAQFQPDGPLVIVSGGQKDWHDFAMIWAILDDIKSRIPNMVLGTTGMRKGVDAMAGAWAQQNGVNTILFVPDQRHGNRAPFLRNESIVKLNPVEAIIGEGSGIQSNLAQRLRQAGVPLHIRRISDQAQVRSRNFA